The following are from one region of the Salvia splendens isolate huo1 chromosome 2, SspV2, whole genome shotgun sequence genome:
- the LOC121780540 gene encoding probable carboxylesterase 9 — MSKVDPYTHLKISLNPDGSLTRHPTSAETGETPGHGVLSKDVTLDAGKKTWLRIYLPARLPSNDNTVARLPVIFFFHGAGWIRAAVSHDSCNRISAEVPAVLVAVELRLAPENRLPAQYEDAVDAVAWVRDQATDGGDQWITDYADLSRCYLYGVRCGANVAYNTALRLQDIELHPVKMAGTILNQPFFGAKQRTKSELERAWDDNLPLSVQDLLWELALPVGTDMDHRFSNPFVAKEKVKNIGRCLVIGFGGDPLIDRQQDLVKMLVEEGVAVEARFHDGGFHGVDMVDSKRATTILNYIKTFV, encoded by the exons ATGTCCAAAGTGGATCCCTACACACACCTAAAAATCTCCCTCAACCCCGACGGCTCACTGACCCGCCACCCCACCTCCGCCGAAACCGGAGAAACCCCCGGCCACGGCGTCCTCAGCAAAGACGTAACCCTCGACGCCGGCAAGAAAACGTGGCTGCGGATCTACCTCCCCGCCCGCCTCCCTTCGAACGACAACACCGTCGCCCGCCTCCCcgtcatcttcttcttccacgGCGCCGGATGGATCCGCGCCGCCGTCTCCCACGACAGCTGCAACCGCATCTCCGCCGAGGTCCCCGCCGTCCTCGTCGCCGTCGAGCTCCGCCTCGCGCCTGAGAACCGCCTCCCCGCGCAGTACGAGGACGCGGTGGATGCTGTTGCGTGGGTCAGGGACCAGGCCACGGATGGCGGCGATCAGTGGATCACAGACTACGCCGATTTATCGCGCTGCTACCTCTACGGCGTCCGCTGTGGCGCTAACGTAGCATACAACACCGCCCTGCGCCTGCAg GACATAGAGTTGCATCCGGTGAAAATGGCGGGAACCATTCTGAACCAGCCATTTTTTGGGGCGAAACAGAGGACTAAGAGCGAGCTAGAGCGGGCGTGGGATGATAATTTGCCGCTGTCAGTGCAAGACTTGCTGTGGGAGCTAGCGCTGCCGGTTGGGACGGACATGGATCACCGCTTCAGTAATCCCTTCGTGGCCAAGGAGAAGGTGAAGAATATTGGGAGGTGTTTGGTTATTGGTTTTGGCGGGGACCCGTTGATTGACCGCCAGCAAGACTTGGTTAAGATGCTGGTGGAGGAGGGGGTGGCGGTCGAGGCGCGTTTCCACGACGGCGGCTTCCATGGCGTAGATATGGTCGACTCTAAGAGGGCGACCACCATTCTCAATTACATCAAAACTTTTGTTTGA
- the LOC121768921 gene encoding probable carboxylesterase 8 — MSNTQNIPQIPPVEDAYKFFNIELNPDGSLTRRTELPTLPASPEPDPNNPNSPLSKDIPLNAAANSFIRLFRPQIPPPNAKLPLLIYFHGGGFVFASAASAPFHASCSRMSAHLPALIASVEYRLAPEHRLPAAYHDAMDAISWARDQAAADSAAAVDPWLEELADFSRVFLMGSSAGGNIVYRTGLSLLDEDVRPMKIVGLIMNQPFFGGVRRTGSELKYYNDRITPLHGADLLWSLALPHGADRAHEYCDPLSGGGPGEERIRRLPVSMVRGYSGDPLVDKQKEFAEMLAARGRRVVAQFVDGGHHAVELFDPKFADDLYDAIRDFVGTCK; from the coding sequence ATGTCAAATACACAAAACATACCACAAATTCCACCGGTTGAAGATGCTTACAAATTCTTCAACATCGAGCTAAATCCGGACGGCTCCCTCACACGGCGCACCGAACTGCCGACCCTACCCGCATCTCCCGAACCCGACCCGAACAACCCAAACTCCCCCCTCTCCAAAGACATTCCCCTCAACGCCGCCGCCAACTCCTTCATCCGCCTCTTCCGCCCCCAAATCCCCCCTCCCAACGCCAAGCTCCCGCTCCTCATCTACTTCCACGGCGGCGGCTTCGTCTTCGCCAGCGCCGCCAGCGCTCCCTTCCACGCCTCCTGCAGCCGCATGTCGGCTCACCTCCCCGCGCTGATCGCCTCCGTCGAGTACCGCCTCGCGCCGGAGCACCGCCTCCCCGCCGCCTACCACGACGCCATGGACGCGATCTCGTGGGCCAGAGATCAAGCGGCTGCCGATTCCGCCGCTGCCGTCGATCCATGGCTGGAAGAGTTGGCCGATTTCTCTAGGGTTTTTCTGATGGGGAGCAGCGCGGGCGGGAACATAGTGTACCGCACCGGATTAAGCCTCCTCGATGAGGACGTCCGTCCGATGAAGATCGTGGGGCTCATAATGAACCAGCCGTTTTTCGGTGGGGTGCGAAGGACGGGATCGGAGCTCAAGTACTACAACGACCGCATCACACCGCTGCACGGTGCGGACCTGCTTTGGTCGCTGGCGCTGCCGCACGGTGCGGACCGGGCCCACGAGTACTGCGACCCGTTATCCGGCGGAGGGCCCGGCGAGGAGAGGATCCGGCGGCTGCCGGTGAGCATGGTGCGGGGCTACTCCGGGGATCCCCTCGTGGACAAGCAGAAGGAGTTCGCGGAGATGCTGGCGGCGCGTGGGAGGCGCGTGGTGGCGCAGTTCGTCGACGGAGGCCACCATGCCGTCGAGCTTTTCGATCCCAAGTTCGCCGATGATTTGTATGATGCCATCAGAGATTTCGTTGGCACATGCAAATGA